Genomic segment of Bacillota bacterium:
CATTTCGCTGATGGCAAGTTGCTCCTGCGGGGTAGTAACGGCTCGGGGAAGTCTGTGACGATGCAGAGCCTAGTGCCTGTACTGCTAGATGGCCGCACGTCAGCAGACCGACTTGACCCCTTTGGGTCGCGCGCCCGCCGCATGGAGGATTACTTGCTTGGGGAAGTAAGCACCCGAGAAGAGCGGACTGGGTACCTGTGGATGGAGTTTAAGCGCCAAGATAGCGAGCGATATATTACCTGTGGTATCGGCCTGCGGGCGCGGCGTAATCTGCCGCTTGAGTTCTGGGGCTTTGTACTTACCGATAACCGCAGGGTAGGCAGGGACTTTGAGCTTTGTAAAACAGAACTGAATTTAGAGACTGGCAAGGAAGAACTTGTACCACTCTCCAAGCGCGAGCTCGCTAACCGTCTGCAAACGGGTGGGCGCGTAGTGGAAAAGCGAGAAGACTACATGGATTTAGTGAACAAGCATATTTTCGGTTTCGCAGGGCGGGACGCTTACGACGAGCTAATTAAGTTACTGATACAGCTGCGTAGCCCTAAGTTGTCTAAGGACTTTAAGCCAACAGTCATCTACGAGATTTTGAACGCGGCGCTGCCCCCGTTGGCAGACGACGATCTGCGACCCTTGTCTGAGACCATAGAGAATATGGACCAGATTAAGCAGCAGCTAGAGCAACTGCAGCGTGATGAGCAGGCAATGAAGAGATTAGCTGCCGCTTACGATAGTTACAACCGCTGGCAATTGTGGGCGCTAGCTAAAAATTTACTACTGGCAGATGAGAACTGCAGTGACTTAGAGCAAAGTCAGAGCGTTCTTCAGCACAACATGCGTAAGTGGCAGTCTGAATTGCAGGTGGCAGAACGGCAATACGATGAGCTGGACTTAGAGCAGAAGAATCTAAAGAGTGAACTGCAGCACCTTGTGGAGCACGAAGTTTATGTTGTGGAGAAAAAATATCGTCAGCTAGAAGTAGAGCAGAAGAATAGACACGCAGCACAACAGACAAAGCAAACGCAACTGGGCGATAAGCAGAAGAACGAGTTTAAGGCGAGAGAGGCCTTGCGGCAGGAGGAGGTCCGGGCGGATAAGTTTGCCGCGGAGCTCCGTGATGTTGCCGAGCAGCTTGCGGAGCTGGCAGAGGGTGCAGTTTTTGCGCTGCATATAGAGCAGCACCAGCATTGGTGCCAGAAGCGTGAGCAAGGCGACTATGACTTTTCGCTTTGGGAAACAGTCGCAGAGCAGCACATGGCGCGACTAGATACGGCCTGGCAGGCAATTCGCGAGCACAAGCAAACGCAGGAACAGCATCGCGAGGCTGATGCAGCCCACGCTGCTGCCACGAGAGCTCTTGATGAAAAGAATAGAGAGCAAGCGGATATAGAAGAAGAAATGCGCGAAAAGAAGGAAAGTTACTTAATCTCTTTCGATGCTTGGTCAAAGCAGTTGCAGGAGCTTGAGCTATCGCCAGCTCATAGGCTCGCCGTCGCGCAAAGAGTAGACGGGCTATACGAGCCCTACTTACCAGCGCAGGTGCTGCAGCCAGTTGAAATGGCTCGAGAGACCTATAGCGAGCAGAGTGCCTTGAAGAAAGGTGACATCAAAAGCCGACTTAGGCACAAAGATGTAGAGATAGCCTCCCTGCAGGAGGAGATTCGTAAGTGTCGCGAACAGGCCGAGCCTGAGCCTAGCAGGCACCCAGAAACAGAGGCTGCCCGACAAGCTTTGCGAGCGGCTGGTGTGCCATACGCTCCTTTCTATGCGGCAGTAGAATTTCGTGAGGGTGTTAGCGATGACCATAAAGAAAGGATAGAGGCGGCCATAACCGAGGCGGGACTGCTGGACGCGCTAATTGTTCCTGCACAGCATTTGGGAGCTGTCTCGCGGCACGATAAGGTATTCATCCCCGCACCGCAAATGTTCGCCTTTACCCTAGCCGATATTCTGCGGCCAGTGCCGACTAACTCGCTTGATGGTGAAGCAATAGATAACGTGTTGCGAAGCATTCTTTACGAGGTGCCCAGTAACGACCAAGGGGCGGTGGTGCTGGGGAGTAACGGCAGTTACCGCGTCGCCTTGCTGTCTGGACACGCGACTACGGGGCAAGGTTCACGCTTTATAGGGCGCGAGGCAAGGCGCCGCTACCGCGAGCGTGAACTGCAACGCTTAGGCGACCAGCTAGATTTGTTGCAGACCGAACGAGCGCAGGTAGTTGCGGAGCAAAATGAGGTAGAAAAGCGGTACCAGATCGCCCAGCAGGAGTTTGGCTCACTACCATCTTTGCAGGGTCTTCTGGAGCAATGGCATAGGCTGACTACGGTCAAAGCACAGCTCAGTGTGTGTCAAGATGAGGCCAATCAGAGGCAGATTAAGCTAGATGCCTGCCACAAGCGCCTGCTAGAAGCCCGCAATCGCCAGCAGTTGGCGCTACTGGAGTTAAATATCGAGGCATCTGAGCCTGGCGTTAGGGCTGCCGTGGAGACCATGAGTGAATATAAGTCCGCCTTGAACAAGCTGCAACGAGAGTATCAGAATTGGGGTCATGCCAGAAAGCTGATTGTGTATCATGGAGACACCTTGCAGGAGGTGCAGGCCGATGTTGACACTCTAAAGGGTGAACTTGCGGTTCTGGCAGATGAAGCAAGGCAAGCGCAGAGCGAGATGAAAGCAATTGAACGACAGCTGCTCGAGATGGGCGCGGAAGAGATTAGAGAGCGTAGTCGCTGGGTGAATATGCGGCTAGATGAGATCCCGCAGGCCCTAGAGAAGGCCGTTATAAGGACGACAGAACTTAAGGGTGAGCTGCAACGGGGCGAAACCGACCTTTGGGGTTTCACTAGACGACTAGTTGAGGCACAAGGAGTAAAGAACGTATGGCAACAGCTTTTCGTGGGCGAAGTGTCCCTAGGTTATGTCGAAGTACCCGCGGGCAGAGACCC
This window contains:
- a CDS encoding TIGR02680 family protein; the protein is MGNRLKPNRAGLLNFWYYDVQEFHFADGKLLLRGSNGSGKSVTMQSLVPVLLDGRTSADRLDPFGSRARRMEDYLLGEVSTREERTGYLWMEFKRQDSERYITCGIGLRARRNLPLEFWGFVLTDNRRVGRDFELCKTELNLETGKEELVPLSKRELANRLQTGGRVVEKREDYMDLVNKHIFGFAGRDAYDELIKLLIQLRSPKLSKDFKPTVIYEILNAALPPLADDDLRPLSETIENMDQIKQQLEQLQRDEQAMKRLAAAYDSYNRWQLWALAKNLLLADENCSDLEQSQSVLQHNMRKWQSELQVAERQYDELDLEQKNLKSELQHLVEHEVYVVEKKYRQLEVEQKNRHAAQQTKQTQLGDKQKNEFKAREALRQEEVRADKFAAELRDVAEQLAELAEGAVFALHIEQHQHWCQKREQGDYDFSLWETVAEQHMARLDTAWQAIREHKQTQEQHREADAAHAAATRALDEKNREQADIEEEMREKKESYLISFDAWSKQLQELELSPAHRLAVAQRVDGLYEPYLPAQVLQPVEMARETYSEQSALKKGDIKSRLRHKDVEIASLQEEIRKCREQAEPEPSRHPETEAARQALRAAGVPYAPFYAAVEFREGVSDDHKERIEAAITEAGLLDALIVPAQHLGAVSRHDKVFIPAPQMFAFTLADILRPVPTNSLDGEAIDNVLRSILYEVPSNDQGAVVLGSNGSYRVALLSGHATTGQGSRFIGREARRRYRERELQRLGDQLDLLQTERAQVVAEQNEVEKRYQIAQQEFGSLPSLQGLLEQWHRLTTVKAQLSVCQDEANQRQIKLDACHKRLLEARNRQQLALLELNIEASEPGVRAAVETMSEYKSALNKLQREYQNWGHARKLIVYHGDTLQEVQADVDTLKGELAVLADEARQAQSEMKAIERQLLEMGAEEIRERSRWVNMRLDEIPQALEKAVIRTTELKGELQRGETDLWGFTRRLVEAQGVKNVWQQLFVGEVSLGYVEVPAGRDPLQRASLVKKQLSQATQQDGGRVLSRLNDAYYRELALLTEYRVTLTEQPRELPSTEVAESFSGPTARLSLMLEYKGRRTDIVHALLALQKDTTEQQELLNDKDRELYEEIILQSVGDMIRQRVNRAEQWVNKISRLMEERDTSSGLTFSLSWKPRTAEHEDELDTRELVELLRLDPNLLKPADTDRVTAHFRVQIDRAKAELAERKQSETFQTIVRELLDYRRWFDFKLFFRKGGENKRELTDRVFFTFSGGEKAMAMYIPLFSAAYSRYQEARDDAPRLISLDEAFAGVDDTNIRDMFGLMEQLGLDYIINSQALWGDYDTTGRLAISELVRPKNAPCVTVVPYLWDGSVKRMMPPGGGDLVE